A portion of the Micromonospora tarapacensis genome contains these proteins:
- a CDS encoding regulatory protein RecX → MAGRRARTGRGWDASPPRTGDATPRPRRGRRDTGNGDDTGNGDDTGTLVAPRDEAELAREICLRQLAVRPRTRAELATALARRGISEETAAGVLDRYDEVGIIDDAAFARAWVTSRHTGRGLARRALANELRQRGVDGDTAGEALGELDETTEAETARVLVERKLRTARGEPDAVFRRLVGMLARKGYPAGVAIRAVKDAIAAQSAEAAEFAEQIDADALADAEGEIDR, encoded by the coding sequence GTGGCAGGACGACGTGCTCGTACGGGGCGGGGCTGGGATGCCAGCCCGCCTCGTACGGGTGACGCTACGCCGCGTCCCCGCCGAGGCCGTCGCGACACCGGCAACGGAGACGACACCGGCAACGGAGACGACACAGGCACCTTGGTCGCGCCTCGCGACGAGGCCGAGCTGGCCCGGGAGATCTGCCTGCGGCAGCTGGCGGTCCGCCCCCGCACCCGCGCGGAACTGGCCACCGCGCTGGCCCGACGCGGCATCTCCGAGGAGACCGCCGCCGGGGTCCTGGACCGGTACGACGAGGTCGGCATCATCGACGACGCCGCCTTCGCCCGGGCCTGGGTGACCAGTCGGCACACCGGTCGCGGGCTGGCCCGTCGGGCGCTCGCCAACGAGTTGCGACAGCGCGGCGTCGACGGTGACACCGCCGGCGAGGCGCTCGGCGAGTTGGACGAGACCACCGAGGCGGAGACCGCCCGCGTCCTGGTGGAGCGAAAGCTGCGCACCGCCCGGGGCGAGCCGGACGCGGTGTTCCGGCGGCTGGTCGGCATGCTGGCCCGCAAGGGCTACCCGGCGGGTGTGGCCATCCGGGCGGTGAAGGACGCGATCGCCGCGCAGAGTGCCGAGGCGGCCGAGTTCGCCGAGCAGATCGATGCCGACGCCCTCGCCGACGCCGAGGGCGAGATCGACCGCTGA